The Epinephelus lanceolatus isolate andai-2023 chromosome 13, ASM4190304v1, whole genome shotgun sequence genomic interval aaagacggttcactctgctctgccgccaggaacaaactgggaggcaaagatcctctctgaggaagagggttcactttgctgcagggttcacctacattgtttctcttctgatacagtcaatGTGTGCATCACAACCACTGTAGTGTATTGCGGAAAAAGCTTTATAAGACGGTTACAGGCAGCAAACTTGTGGATgtcctttgtttacattttttgtagccactttatttaaattgtctgccttgtgattagatttaatttaaaatatttattttgtatgtgtcaggtaatgttaaataaaagtacatgatgactaatgtactgctttggggtcaatgtaatgtaaacagtatttttaatagtaatgcacaaggtcagagggttccttgttaaatatactttgttagttctcagaaaatatcttaatatccaAGCAAATTCTGTATCTTAATTGAaatatacttgactgaatcaatattaaactgaattaaattgaatCGAATCGTGAATCGAATCGAACTGAGTCCTTGaaaatcgaatcgaatcgatctggaaaatctgaatcgatacccagccctaatttgaatgtgttttgattggctgccacCTCGGCCTGGTCTCTCTTGTACAAGATAATTTAaatctcagtgggacttcctggttaggtaaaggttgaataaataaaaattcttCCTAAATAGCATCATACTGATAAAATGATATTATAGCGTGAGGTCAACCTGAGGCTGGTGCACATCTTTGAGTTTAACTCAATGtgtatagtatagcatgatcgTCATTGACACTAAATCCTTCTTGTCCAAAGCTGATAAATCTTTATCTCCTCTTCTCTGCAGGTATTCCCTGAAAAGTATAGATCCAGTGCTCATGGCTCCTACCTGTGTTTTCCTGGCATCTAAAGTTGAGGTATGGAAGTTTCTGTGGTGCCAGTAAGGCATAAATTTTACACTAGTGAAGTAGCAGCTCCtgttgtacagtatgtgtgctcTGTTTATCTAATCTGAGCTTTAACGTTTATGTCCTTTTAGGAGTTTGGAGTTGTGTCCAATAccaggctgatctctgcagccaCATCAGTGTGTAAGTCACCATGTTGAGGAGCATATTTCATAACCTAGTGCAAATCTCTTTGTTTCATCAGCAGTGGAGGcaataaaatcatgttttggttttctcAAACAGTGAAAACCAGATTTTCCTACGCCTTTCCAAAGGAGTTCCCCTACAGAATGAATCATGTaagtaaaatgtgtctgtaACAGTTTACATTTTGGGCATCTAGATGCTGTTATCCAGCACGACTTACACTAAGTGCAACGCAAAAATCAGTAGACAATAACATAATACAAACCTTGTGAACATTTCCATATGATGTTTCTTACATGCTAAAAGACATATCATGAGTGAAATAAGTAGTCAATGCCATGGCTGAGCATTTCTGCCTCTAAAATGCAGTTCACCAATGACAGTCTCAGTGACTCCCAGGATTTGTGTGTTGCATCACAAACCTAAGGAAACAAACCTCTAACAGTCCAACAAAACAAGgggtgtcagaggagaaaccaTATTTTACAAGCCAAGGTTCACTTTCTGATACTGGTATCTGTTCTGGTGTCTAATTCAGTACCAGTACccttttttttggtattttactttcactgtaataaaaaaaatgtaatttttaaacaagctgTGGGGTTGACATAGTCGACTAAAACACAGTTCTGTTTgtctgctcttttctaatcacacacTAGCTAATCTGCTGTCTcagttgtgtatgtgtgtgtgcatgtctgctCATTTAGTCACGTAAAGTCAGGACCCTGCCAGCAGTCTTAAACACTGACAAAGGCAAGGCACTAATTTGAGTGCtcagatgtgtgtttgtgttgaaggGATGTTCATGACACTAACAAAGTTTGAGTAAGGGTCAGGCTTAAAAGGAGGACTTGAGTTCAGGGGCAAAGATTTGAAGGCGATAACTTGACATTTAAAAGAGACAGATGATAGATGATAGATGTAGTTCACACTTACTGTAGTGTGTGACAAAGACTGATATAATTCATCAGTTCAAACCCATTAAGTTAACCATACTCCAGTAGATCAGCTATAATTCAACCACCTGATTCATTTTCTGCTTCCTCTGCAGAGTTATTTATGCACTGCAGTGCTATATTACAGCGCACTTACACTGTATCACAGTGTTGCCACGTCGGTGTCTATCATTATGTGAGATTCCACAGCTAATGTTCGCAAACCTTCGATAGAAATCTTGTTGCTGTGGGAGATGGCTTCGACCACGGCTGCCAGCGTGCATGCATTCACTCTGCACAGCATTTCCCACTGTGGTGTCAAGTGGTGTCCTCcgtcagtattttatttatccagCATCTCCACCCAGGTGCCAGGACGTCACCAGGACTGTTGTGACATGCCGCCTGTCCAGAAAGCTGTGTAAACTATTATTTATAGTGAGCCACCGCAGAGCGATAAAAGGAGGGAGTGGTTCGCACAGCACAGAGTGAGTTAGCGGGCCGCTGCAAGTCCTACGCGTCATTTGTCACGTCCAGCCTGCAGACACAGTAATTGTGACCGTGGCACGGGGACAAATGGGAGCAATATAACAATAACGGTGGTGTGTTGTTGGAAGTGATAAAGTTTATGGGGTCAACAGTTTGGATAGGGCGATGGTGTTCACACTGGCAGCGGAACAactaaagcaaaatatagatttTGCTGGTAGACAGTAAATATATTTCACATAATATTCAGTGAGAAACAtaataaagtttttttatttgtgtctttgACAGATATTAGAATGTGAGTTCTACCTGCTGGAGTTGATGGTGAGTAGAGACAGCTTTGCATCATACAAACGTGAAGTCCCACTCCCTCTGGTGGACCACCATGGGACCTTATTTAGGAAGAAATATGTGCGGTAGTGagatacatacattttttgacCCCATTTGAATTGCACCATGAATTACACATGTTTGTTCACTTAAAAGAGAATTTTCTTTAAATGAAGTTCACATTTTGTCATAAAACTGTAACTGCTGAAGTATAAGACAAGACAAGCAGTGCTGTGTCTCACTGAAACTGGGATGTACTTGCACGAGAAACGGGTCTTGCTCGTTCTTTTGCTTCCCGGCTGATTAAAAAGATCAGGAGTTGGTGGATGAAACACATCAGGTAAGACGACATTACATTTGTGCGTGGAACACAGCTGAGTCGGTGACGTATGCTGGGCGAGACGAGAGATCGGGGAATGATTTCCCACAAAACTAATTGGTCCCAGCGAATGTTGAGATGCAGATTAATAACCCACATTTGAACATTCATTCCAGATTTCCCGTCatggtttaaaaatatttcCAGTGTGCCGGTGCCATCAACATTACCTGGCCGTTAGCtggtcgtccaaaatatgaccTTAAATGCTAAGTCTTCCTATgcttgacatttttttgtcacacacagcaaacatctcctcacgatccgctagctacatgtcctctgaatatgctgtgaaaaagtccggtctctgtaggcagcccaggctccgcaaatggcaacaaaaacacttcacttctgtttacgtttACGGAGCTAGCTCgccttttagcctcattgtagcctgtagctctaactgcctctctgggcactgcgttcatgtgtgtgagggcttgctttcgctggtctcgcgctggCTGGTTGGTAAATCCtagaccaaaatgtttttgttgccatttgcggagcctggcttgcctacagagaccggactttttccacagcatattcagaggacatgtagctagcagatcgtgaggagatgtttgctgtatgtgataCGACTTACACAGGATCCGAACCacagtctcctgggtcaaagtcctgtgcttgaccTATTCATCCAGACATCTTAATTTCTGTGTTGACTTTGTCAGTGCTTATGCTCAGTCACCTGACTTTGTGGCAGTGCTCTGAAGGCTGCATGTGCGATCAAAGACAGCTTGGATAAAGACCTTTTGACTCTTACAAACACCAGAGGCTTAAAATGAAGAGACAGGGATATAATTTACCACTGGATGAACATAAATGGCATAAACATGCTTTCTGTATTTAAAGGACAGGCTTCAAGTAATGTTAGTCTTTAGATGCTGAGTGGACGTCACGGTAATCTCTTACCGTGACGTAGTCAGACCAATAATGATCCAGTCAGACCAATAATGGTCTGACTGGATCATTATTGGATGTGGAAACAACGCCACCATCTGACTGTCTGCCTCATGACCGCATTGCAATTTTTGGCATCCAACTGGGACCTTTTTGGCCAGGCACATGGTGTTTCTTGACTTTTAAATTCATGGCATTAGTCAGAAAGGATTAAGAACTTATTTGTCTCCTACCGTCGAGTAccgcacatattttttttccaaaataaggTCCAGTGGTGGTCCACCAGAAGAGGAGGGACTTCACCTCTCTATTGCTGCTATACTAAAGGCTGTATTTTGATCAATTGTTTGCTCGGATGGATCACTTACTGTTGCCTTTTTTTGCAGGACTGCTGCCTGATAGTGTACCACCCCTACAGACCGCTGTTGCAGTACGTGCAGGATATGGGACAGGAGGACATGCTGCTGCCCCTGGCCTGGTACGACACTCTCTGTACATTTATCTGTCTCTTTTGACAATACTAGATCTTGCTGCTGTTGCTCAGTGTCTGTGCTGTTATCTGTCTGAACCAGGCGAATAGTGAACGACACATACAGGACGGATCTGTGTCTGCTCTACCCTCCCTTCATGATTGCCTTAGGTAAGATTTGTCCCCGTGCATTGCTCATCGCAGCTCTTTAATGCAGTTACTGGCTTGGAATGAGGTTTATCAGATGTAACATGATCAGTCGTCTTCCTCCCACAGCCTGTCTGCATGTCGCCTGTGTGGTGCAGCAGAAAGACGCCCGGCAGTGGTTCGCAGAGCTCTCTGTTGACATGGACAAAGTAAGAACTTCAGCTGCACTCTCAAAAATAGGTGTTTCTGTCGTAGAATCTGAACTACTTAAGTTTAAAACACATCCACATGTATCCTTGATACACAGATATGTGTCTTTCgatgtcacattttattttgtgaagaGAAACCAGAATCAAACACGTCAGTCTGCCCCTTCAAGAGAAGTTACAGTACGCAGCCTGTCACTTTTTAAGGCAGCCATCTAGCCCGAGGCTGAGCTGACTCGTATCCCAAAAGTCACCACAGGTGTTGTAAAGCATACAATAAATGCAGGCAGTGTCTGTGTTTTATGAAAATATGTGAtgctcctctgttttcacatttagcTTCAGTGTTTTTGTCACAGCATTGGCCACTGTTGAGTTTGGCATGCCTTTGTGGCCACAGTCTGGTttcctgctgtctgtgttttgttgtgtttgtcagAAGGattacaaacacattaaacagcGTAGGCTTaaaaatcacaccaaaacaaataaaaatgccaGGTTCAGTGGGGATTTGGGCATCTAACACACAGACTAATCATCCACTGTATCCACATCATGtataaatattttaacatgaaacaaTTGAGTTGTGGTTGGAACACAAGGACACTGTTGAATTAAAGTCACGGTGAAATTATTCAGGAGGTCTAGATCTGTCACAATAATTACGTTACTAACTTATTAAAGTCAGCAGAAATCATCAGCGTCGTATATTGTATGATATtacctgttgtgtttacatggatGTTCGTTTACATAACgatgtcaccaacattttaaCCAACATTATGCCAGAATTAACAGCAAAAAATAGGGATACactgaatattcggtaaccgaatatatttggccgactgttgcaaaaaaacacacattcggtattcggtggaataagttaaaagcaaggccaaataatagcaacgtgttttgataacgcaatcaaacagcgtgctgTGACACGcggaaaataaaatataaaaaatagttttgagcaagcaaaataggcttaaatcattcagcacgctgtgtgagcagcctacagatttcaaccagcagacAGTAATGCATTCCTGTCAATTACGGCAGCCATTGGCTTACCGGTGATGgataagtcggctccaataatatcctcttctaggcgtcatgactgcccagaattACCTGAACAGCCgggccagccgaacacaggtatgtgatgtgtcagaggagaaatgagccgttcacggcccacaaacctcactgcactttagggactgttctttacttatgaagggacttgtcaggggaggagggtggctggttgattcttatttcatttatttattttattttgatcccccctatgttcatcacttattgatgctgtttttgaagtatgaataagtcaataagtaatttattccattgaaatatcattgatgtattatagaaaagtgatttatctttttataaatgacaaaaggcacatctgcctcatttttgctgtggtatcgtgatactactcagaaccatgatattttcactggtatcgtaccgtgggatccaattttggtaccctGACACCACTACTCTGGAGGGAGTTCATCTGCAAAacctaatgaaaaactaaacaacgatatattcggtactcggtattcggccaagcgtttaatattattcggcttcggccacaaattttcattttggtgcagcaaaaaacaaagtaaCTGTAGTTTCTGGTCATGGTGCTTCTGTCCTCACATCTGCTTTCTCAGAGTTTCACATTATAATTCCAATGTCTGAATATTCTTTTAAGGGTGTAGTCACATTATGGTGCTGTTATCATTATATCAGTGGTATAAAACAGTCTCAAAATGGCAATGATACTGTTGAATGCAATTATTTTTGACGCAGTATCTCATAATTATTGTGACAGGCTAAGGTGACACTTGTCACTGTGTCTCTGGGAATGTCATGTTTGAGCAATTAAAGCTGTTAACCAGAGTTTGTAGTCCATCTGAGGGGGCACAACATGGGGATTATTATGTAGGCTCAGCGTTaactagagcagtggttccaaactggtccagcctcagggtccagatttctctgtaGTCagtagttcaaggtccacacgatctaatatattcagcatcatacttatgtttggccatgtcgtcaagctagtttgctgtctctgttaagtagctgtcagttagtcactcactctacagcaggaaatgacactttaaaatgaaagctccatgccggaaattcactgtacttcaaaattaagtttgttttttacaaacctgaCACGTTTGCAAGTCAGTTAGCGTCAGAGGAAACATAGTAAGGAGTCAGCTATACATGTTTGAACGTCAGTCAAACCCAGACTCAGATGAAGAGTCTGTTGTGCACTGAAATCGGTGACTAGCAGACATATCAGAATGTTAAGTGTACTTAGCATCtcttgtttatgttgtttgttagcttgtaggctaactggcagtgACTGACACAGCGGTAATGTTTGTGAAACATAGAATAATATCTGGTCAAAACCTTCactgtgctaatgctaactctgctctgctctggagGTGTCAATATTCTTTGCCGGTGTCATGTTGAAGTCTGTTCTCTCGTCAATGTGTCTTTCTCATATTAGACAGCCATTTGCTTTCTTAATAGTGATGTTCCTAATCTAGCTGCCCAGGGTacgtttgaatctcagattttcgGATAGTGCGCAGACATCGCCCccttcagtagaggaatgtgaCCTCAatagtgacaaactttgcacagatacaagtccgtttagtcacattttaggggacataagGAAACACCGTTTTTAGTGGAGGGAACTTTAaagtctgtttttgtgtgtttcctgtcaAGATCCTGGAGATCATCCGCGTCATCCTGAAGCTCTATGACCAGTGGAAAAACTTCGATGACAGGAAGGAGATAGCTGCTGTGCTGAACAAGATGCCTAAACCCAAACCTCCTCCTAACAGGTAAATCCATCTCTGTGTAACCCTGGCGTCACATGCAGCACatgcatttatattttgtttgatAGATTCTGGCTGTAGTTAATTGTTTGAGATGTATATAAATAGCATGTAGCTGCATTTATCTGGTGTCACAGTAACATATAACTACATTAGCAAACCAGACACCTTGTTCTGTGTCTTAATGAGCTGTATGTAATTATGTCTTCCATCTGGATCTGTGTTGTCCGCAGTGAGAGTGACCAGAGCTCCAATGGGAACCAGAGCAACTCCTACAGCCAGTCTTAGCGTGGCGTCTACATTTCCGTGGGAATCCATAATGTTGATGTAGCGAGGGGTGTCACAGCACGACCTCTGTGACGTCAGCTGGagaaaacacacatcacattcCAGCCGATCTTCGACCAACACCCCCGACAAACTGTGAGAGCCACGTCTTCACTTTTCCCCCCTGATCATTATGGGTTTATGAATTGAGCGGGCAGCCACTGACGTGTCTCGCTGAGGCCGTGTGCTGCGCTCCTGACTTGAAATGAACTAAAAACTGAGGAACATTTGGAGGTAaggggggggagggggagcTGTGGGGAAAACTGATGTGATGGTTCAGTAGAAACCTGCTTTAATGTCGTCGTGATGATCCTGATGATCCTTGAACAGCCCAGAGGAGCGAGTCCTTTCACGTGGAGCTCCGCGGGATTCGAGAAAACTTGATCAtaagtactgtgtgtgtgtttgtgtgtgtgtatgtgtgagtgtacaATATGCGTGACTAGTCTGGGTGGGTCTTCATTCCTCAGGGACTATAGTAGTCTTTTCTGTAGTGTGATCTGATCCCGTGCGGATCTGATTGGATATCACCCAGTGCAACTGTGATGTGATTGGATGCCCATGCCCTGTGAGGTCTCTGCTGGTTGATCAAGAACCATAGCAGGAAAAAAGCCCATGAGAGGCTCCTGGTTACGGTAAAATTAACTCTTTGAATACAAGAATTTACTGTTTTGAATCATGACAactccacctcctccctgtCCCTCCTCCCTTTTGTAAATAGCCTTATAATTCTATTCATCTGTTTtaactttcatgtttttgcttAATTAAGGaaacttaaaggaacactttgACCCCCAAAtcaccatttgtatatcatttactcaccccgtgttacgTTGAACTCATGAAGAAAACGTACTGTTTTTTTCACATGCCTTCACGGTGATTGAAagatccaaaaactgagaaaatatattcttgatgaattggagtcataggggtccacgtttaatgacagcaaaactatatcaaaacattcatCACACAGctcttgcagtataatccaaatctttatttatccagtcgtatgctcagtactttccaaacggACGCCCTTTTTGACGGTGAACTGAACGGAAAGTGAAAATGtttatgctctcttcaaagccagactccattgacaaaaacagtaaattcAATTTGCtgaacacaagagctgctggtctatccCTGCCTTGATCATTTGGTTTGTTCATGTCATTACGTGACTTTCGTGCGTAAAAAgtttagttcagattcaccaaagtcacacaataacacagacaaactaactaatggaggcagtggtagaccagcagctcctgtgttcagtgaggtaaaattactgtttttgtcaatggagtctggctttgaagagaggatGGATGAGCTTTACTTTCAGCTCAGTTCCCTGTCGGAaaaggctgtctgtttgggaagtactgagcatataaATGAGGCTAGGATCATAAGTTtataacagatgttttgatatagtttcactgttgttaaatggcaattgacccttcactaaggcctgcccctttgtgatggtccaacaagctgtcgcagtaagcatggagcccacactgtgactaacacaaatacacaaatggtcatttggggggtgaagtttTCCTTCAAATGGAAATCATGAGCTGATTATCTTTGTGATTGTGCTTCAGATTAAAGTGCCCCCGTTTGTTTCACCGTCATGATTCTGTTCGTCTGCTGCGAGGCTTATtcttgttttaatgttgttattttttcatttattctgcTTTAGTCGTAGAATAATTTGTTGCGTAAAGCTATATTTTGTAaaactttttaatttgtcaaagaAAGgcgctttttgttttttgttttttttgggcaAATTACAATCGTTCTAGATTTGTCTGCAAACTTTTGGTTGTACATTCTTCTTTTCGATCTGCCATCTATTTAACCGCTGAATTGTGGCGATACGTGTGTGCATATATCTGTAGATGTCTCTATATTTTTGTGATGTGATACAGTGGAAGCTGTGTGTGGCTGTACTCAAAACACGGTGCTTGAAAAGCCTTACAACATGAAAGCTGCTGGTTACAGAGAAAACACTTCATAAAAGCACACTGTCCCGTTCAGACTGTAGGATACGTTTTAGGGTTGGATGTTGCTGCGTTATGTGGATGCATCTTTATTGTTTTCCCTCAGTGGCTTCCTGTAGACTTCATTCTGTCAAGATTggaataaacaaacataaaggtACACAAAcatggttttaaaggctgctcGTCACTTGAGGAAAAGAGACAAGTGAGCCAGAGAAGCCACCGAGGCAAGTTGGATGCATCCTCGTCCTGCTTTGCCGTCTGGCATTTTCCTCCCCTTCAGCAGGCTCCATCTGTTACGTGACTGTTCACATGAATGACACGTGAAAATTTAAAGGGCTTCACCCCACCTAAATAATCCCACTTCTCctggttaaaaaaacacattgccCTAAATTTGTTTTATTACTTGAAAGTCTCTGTTTATGATTTTTGGAAGATCATTTATGGTAATAAAATGTATGGTGTGCAACACAAAGTGGTTCACTGCTGTTATTCAAGATGTTACCAAAGCCATTCTCTGTCCCATTACCTAACTTCAATGTCACTTCAACACAGACTATGTAATACATACAGTCACTGCTTCAACACAGTGGTAGTGGAGGGACCCCTAGTGGCGGAGACAGAGAATAACATATTACATATCAGGTTTGATATTAtaaaaaagtctgtttttgaTAACAGTGAAGCTGGAGTTAAAGTTGTGACATAGTACACACAAGAAATTAAACATTTCCATCCTGTTTGTGTTTAAGAAACTATAAGTTAATACACTGAACACCAGAGGATGTATTTACCTGTAGTTGCCTCTAGGTGTTGGTACCAGGGGGTACAGTCAGTGCCCGTGACGTCACATCAGCTGTGTGAAGCTGGCAGAGAAAAAAGCTGCCGCAAGAGGGAGGATTtccccttcaaaataaaacctctaGGGTAAAAAAACGGCAGCAATCACAGCAGAAATATCAGATTGAATAAGAGGCTGAAAAGTGACACTCTCTGAGTTTGTCCTTATCCAAAGTAAGGGTCCAGGACAGAGGTTGCTGCATACTGTATAAATTGTAAAGCCCCcatgaggcaaatttgtgatattaggctatataaataaatttgacttgactATAAAAAAGCTGATAGCCTTATTTTTTGATGACAGtttgacatgtttcagcagcaCAGATGTAAACAGGCCTtttccacagcagacatttatCCTGACTCATCACTGCAGGAAAAGCTCAGGTGTAAATAATGTCATTAATCATGGCTGAATTCCACTcagctgctttgatttcaggGCTCTGAAACTGTGCATACTGGAACTCTCTAATGCCACTCTCACCAGGACACTTGAATACAACAGAGCCATAGGTAACATTATTAGTAACTAATGATTTTCCTATACTAATAAGATGCTAGATATATGCTGTCAAAAAGGCCTGTACTGCTGCAAAGATGAATGAGGGATAGTGGTTTACAAGAAGCAAGTAATATTTGCTGTGCTACAGCAAAGGGTTAATGGATGaaatttacttttttcttttatttttccaaaaataggCATCACGTgacatttggtgtttttttttaatgtattttctaTGGGGTTAATTTCTATTCAAATTGTgtactattttgttttttgattttaggtTTTACTTCTTTGCAAATGAGCTCAACCcaaatttctttttcatttatatATTGTTGGATGCcaatggatggattactgaacgggcctacTGGGGCCCCCCATATCCTTcaactgcaaaatgtcactctgaTTAGCatgtactgaccaggaagaggttcaaaatgaccacaaagagttgcaaaatgactacagagagatgcaaaactgcttcaaagagacaaaaagagattCACACTGATGACAATAAGGGGCAAAataacaaggagacacaaagctACTGCTAAGAGACTTAACGTGgtttaacaaacacacaaagcaactacaaagagactcaaatgactgcaaacagacacaaaatgacaactaaGAGACACAACCgcccacaaaaagatgcataaggactacaaatagatgcaaaatgaccataaagaaacacaaatggATAACAAATAGACACAAAGCAGCTACTAAGAGACTTaactgactgcaaagagacacaaagcaactacaaagagacacaaaaaagctACAAAGTGATGCAAAAGAACTATGTCATGCAAAATGGCCATGAAGAAGCACAaattgacttaaaaaaaaagacacaaagcagcTACTAAGAGActcaaatgacaaataaaactacaaaaagatggTTAAGGGCTAGAAGGAGATGCAAGACAGCAAAAAAGAGACTCAACATGACGATGAGatgatgcaaaggaactacaaagagacataaaattaccataaagaaatgcaaaatgactaaaaaaaacagtatgtgTGTCccactcctgtgtaggagaggcgGTGGGGAcgtctgcatgtctgtgccctgGGGCCCaatgtctcataatccaccatGTTGTACTGGTAGTAGCAGTGGCTCTGTAGACCTAAAATCAGTACAATTGTACCAGTAGTAGGCCACGAAGGGCCCAGGGCCCTTATTATAATATCTGTAACATATTAGTGTGCACACAGACATATGGCAGGCCTCCTTAGTTGcttttcctgaggtttctaacTTTGTCTCCCatgcacatttatttttggGAGGAGGATTTCCTTTATTAATGTGAgggtctgaggacagagggatgtggtatgaatcagaatcagaatcagaaataattAATTGATCCTTGAGGAGAAATTGTGATGTGTTACAGTAGAGAAAGAAGTAAggataagagtatgaaatagaacgtatgtaaatataaagtaataGAATcagaataaatagaaataaaatgtgactCATGTTGGGGTTTCAAATaaaatttgaattgaattggacCTATATTAACAATCAAAATAGCCCACTGtccattttttttgcttttacacTGGTGTTGAGCATCCCTCCAAGAATGTTGCAACACTaaatcagcttttattttgaaaggcccCACCGGAAGCGCCGCTGTTCCCGTGTGTGACTTGACCGCGAGAGCAGGGAGGCTACAGCCAGCGAGCTCCGAGCGGGCTGCGGAGGATGTCGACCCCGCAGCGGGGACCAGCTCCGGGCGGGATGCTTGTGTCCAGCCGGCTGCTCCTCGCCCCGTCGCCCCGCGCCTGCAGCCGCGTGCACCCATGATGACGCCCCCGCTGATGAAGCCCCGAGCTGCCCGAGTGAGGCGGAGAGTGGCCGGAGACAGAGAGCATGT includes:
- the ccnc gene encoding cyclin-C yields the protein MAGNFWQSSHYLQWVLDKQDLMKERQKDLKFLSEEEYWKLQIFFANVIQALGEHLKLRQQVIATATVYFKRFYARYSLKSIDPVLMAPTCVFLASKVEEFGVVSNTRLISAATSVLKTRFSYAFPKEFPYRMNHILECEFYLLELMDCCLIVYHPYRPLLQYVQDMGQEDMLLPLAWRIVNDTYRTDLCLLYPPFMIALACLHVACVVQQKDARQWFAELSVDMDKILEIIRVILKLYDQWKNFDDRKEIAAVLNKMPKPKPPPNSESDQSSNGNQSNSYSQS